The DNA window GGAAAAACTTCTCGCTCATACTGATGATTTCTGTCTGTGCATAGCCTTTTTGCCGTACTTTCGTGATTTCTTTTTTTAGTTCCGTAAAGTCAGCTGCAAGTTCATCCATTTTCTCCTGGAATTCTGTATCCTCCAGCCGCACCAGATCCAGTTCGTCGCTTCCGTAGCGAAGTCCGTTGATGATCGCTTCCACGGTTGCTATCATTTCGTCATCCGGATTCTCTGACACTTCCAGTTTGATCACCCGCTGGGTTTCTCCGCGAACCAGTCCGGCATAGTTTACAACCCTTGCCGTCCCCTGAAGGTCACTGACCAGCGACATGATACCGAAAAACAGGAAAATCAGTATGATTGTGAGTACCGTCATTCCTGCCCGAAGGATATATGCTATTCGTTTTTCTCTTTTCTTCATCCGTGCTTACCCCATGTATGATTCATATTCCTGTGTTCTATTCTACCTGATTTTACCGGAAACTGCAATGTGAACAGTACCCCCGGAATACTCTCTTGACATTTCTTTACTGTCTCTATATAATTATCATTGGTAATTATCAATAGTAATTATCAACAGCAACTATCAACAGTAACTATTAATAGTAATTATCAAAGGAGTATCACAATGGACGTTGCACTTATGAAACGTATGATGGATGCCTGTTATCTGGCGCAGCGGGTCCGGGGGATGCTTCCGACTCTGCCGGCGGGGGTGACTCCTGCGTATATTCATTATCTGGATATTATTGAGATGCTGGAGAAGCAGGGTGTCCGGGCGAAGATATCGGATATCAGTGATGCGCTGGATCTGCCGAGACCCGGTGTGACACGGACGTTGAAAGCGATGGAGGCCAAAGGATATCTGAAAAAGGTTTCCTCTTCCGAAGACGGTCGTGTCACCTATCTTTCTCTCACAGAAGCCGGGAGGGAACTGTCCCGTATCTACAACGAACAGTTTTTCACCACTCTCGCCTCTTTTATGGAAGATATCCCGGAAGAAGATATAAAGTGTATGATCCGCACCATTGATGCGGTACATCAGATTATGTGTGAAAGGAGACCTGACCTTGACAAGTGCAAAAAATGATTTTACACAGGGCAGTATTCTGAAAAAGCTTGCCCTTTTTATGCTTCCGATCCTGGGTGCACTCGTGTTACAGGCTGCGTATGGAGCCGTTGACTTACTGGTGGTGGGAAGATTCGGTTCCACCTCCGGACTTTCCGCGGTTTCGACAGGAAGCCAGGTATTAAATCTTGTTACTTTTGTCGTGATTCAGTTTGCTACTGCAATCACTATTCTCATCGCCCGCTATCTGGGTGAAAAAAGGCCGGAACAGATCGGTTCTGTTATCGGTGGCGGGGTTATCGTTTTTGCGGCAATTTCCATTGTTTTATTTTTCCTGATGGTTGTTTTTGCGCATCCCATCGCCGTACTTATGCAGGCACCTGCGGAAGCGGTGGATCTGACCACCAGTTATGTCCGCATCTGCGGAAGCGGTATTTTCTTCATCGTTGCCTATAACCTGATGGCTGCGATCTTCCGTGGTCTGGGAGACAGTAAGTCACCGCTGCTCTTTGTTCTTGTTGCCTGTATCGTCAATATCGTCGGTGATCTGATCCTCGTTGCCGGACTCCATCTGGATGCTGCCGGAGCAGCCCTCGCCACCGTTTTTGCACAGGCTGTCAGTGTGGTGTGTGCGGTTATTCTTCTGATAAAGAAGAAACTGCCATTTAAGATCTGCAGGTCTGATTTCCGTCTGAACGATCAGTGTGGAAAGTTCTTTACCATCGGTCTTCCTCTGGCTTTGCAGGAGTGCCTGACGCAGCTTTCTTTTCTGGCTCTGTGTGCCTTTGTGAACCGTCTGGGACTCGAAGCTTCCTCCGGTTACGGGGTCGCCTGTAAGATCGTGAACTTTGCCATGCTGATCCCAAGCTCTCTGATGCAGTCCATGGCATCTTTCGTTTCTCAGAATGTGGGTGCCGGCAATCAGAAGCGCGCCAGACAATCCATGTTTACCGGTATCGGTATCGGGTTGTTTTTCGGTTGTTTTGTCTTCGCTCTCGTGCTGTTAAAGGGCGATGTTCTCTCCGGTTTCTTCACTACCGAAAGTGCCGTTATCCGGAACGCCTACGCCTACCTGAAAGGTTTTGCCCCGGAAACACTGCTTACTGCCGTGCTGTTCAGTATGATCGGATATTTTAACGGAAATGACAAAACCTTCTGGGTGATGTGCCAGGGACTGATCCAGACTCTTCTGATCCGACTTCCCCTGTCCTATTATATGAGTATCCAGCCGAATGCCAGCCTGACCAAAATCGGTCTTGCAGCTCCGGTGTCCACAGCAGTCGGTATCTGCCTGAACATCGGTTTCTTCCTCTGGCTGAACCGGAAAAGTGCAAAGAAAGTCAGCCAACCAAGTTAATTTTACAGAGATGCAGGGGATAATTTTATGAACATCAGATGATCATATAAAAATCATAATTGACATTCAAAAATCTGTAGTATATAATCGTTTTGTTCATCGGAGGGTGATTTGTTCGATCAGAAACAATAGCTGGATAAGATGGCGGGCTGAAATGTCCGCTTTCTTATTCAGCTTTTTTGTTATCTGCCTGATTCGACGGAATTTTCAATAAAATCAATTACACAAGGAGGAATCACAGCACATGGAAAAAAACACATCATTTACCGAAGGAAAAATCATGCAGCCGTTACTTCTGTTTGCAGTTCCTGTATTGCTGGCACTGTTCCTACAGGCTATGTACGGTGCAGTAGATTTACTTATTGTTGGTAAGTTTGCTTCTTCAGCTGATGTATCTGCGGTATCTACCGGTTCACAGATCATGACCACACTGACAAATCTGGTCAGCAGCTTCGCAATGGGAACAACGATTCTGCTTGGACAACAGATCGGAAGTGGTAAGAAAGAAGAAGGTGGCCGCACCGTAGGAACATCCATTCTGCTATTTGCCGGAATTGCTGTGATCATGTCAGTCATTCTTGTAGTCTTTGCTCCTCAGGTCAGCAGTCTCATGAACGCTCCGGAAGAAGCTTTTCAAAAGACCGTTGATTATATCCGGATCTGTGGCGGCGGTATGCTTGTTATTGTCGCTTATAACCTGATCGGCTGTATTTTCCGAGGGCTTGGTGACTCCAGAACACCACTGATCACAGTTGCCATCGCATGTGTATTCAATGTCGCCGGAGACTTGCTTTTATGTGCTGTTTTCGGTATGGGTACAGCAGGTGCCGCTATTGCTACTGTATTTGCACAGATCGTCAGTGTAATCGTATCTTTTATTCTTATCAGTAAAAAAGATCTGCCATTTACAATAAAAAAAGAAAATATCCGGATTCACAAAACTTACCTGCGCAAAATGACCGCTTTCGGCGCACCGATTGCCCTGCAGGATCTTCTCGTAAGTATTTCTTTCCTGATCATTCTGGCAATCGTAAATGGTATGGGCGTGATTGCTTCCGCCGGTGTTGGCGTTGCGGAAAAAGTCTGTGCTTTTATTATGCTGATATCATCCGCTTTTATGCAGTCCATGTCTGCTTTCGTAGCACAAAATTATGGTGCCGGACGCCTTACCAGAGCAAGAAAGGCATTGCACTATGGCATCGCAGTTTCTTTTACCGTCGGTATTGTAATGTTCGCAATTACCTTCTTCCATGGAGATATCCTGGCAGGTATTTTCTCCTCTGATCAGGAAGTAATCGCAGCAGCCGCAGATTACCTGAAAGCCTATGCCATTGACTGTCTGTTCACCGCTATCTTCTTCTGTTACACCGGATTCTATAATGGAATTGGCAGAACAAGATTTGTTATGATACAGGGGATTCTCGGTGCTTTCTGCGTCAGAGTACCGGTATCTTACATTATGAGCATCCAGCCGAATACTTCTCTGTTCCATATCGGACTGGCAACACCGATGTCCTCTATATTACAGTTGATTCTCTGTGTAGGATTTATGCTCCGGCTGCAAAAAAACAAACTGTTAGATGACAACCTTAAAAATTATTAATTCCATGCTCGCACACACATAAAAAGCACCCGGATGGGTGCTTTTCATAGTTTCCTGGCGTTTACTACTGCACTTTTCCTGCTTTTTGTTCCATCCGTCACTGCCGTTATCTCTCCTATTATCTCTATATCTGTTTTCCCTCATCCCCACACCGTATCATAATTCACCGGCTTATAAAATGCTTTTTCTCTGCTTTCATGGTCCATCGGCCGATTTCCCAGCAGCCACATGGTCTTCGCTGCAACCGCCTCCGGTGTCATATCGTAAGACTCCAGTACATTGCACAGTTTTTTCATTTCATGTCCAACTTCATAAACCGTCATATCACTTCCCTCATGGGCAACCTGCGTGCACAGGACGATCATTTTTTCCGGATATTTCTGACAAAGTTCATAAAACATATCCTTGATACTGGACGGAATCCCACCGACGCCAAAACTCTCCACGATAATCGCATCGTAATATTCGAAAATTACCGGAAGAAGCACCGGCTGAATACCAGGGATTAATTTTAATAAGAAAACACTATCACTTAACTTCTCATAAAACCGCACCGGTTTTTCATATGGCAGCATCGGCAGATACCGCAGAATCCGGCGATCCTGTATCACAGCCAGATACGGAAAATCAATACTGGAAAACGCGTTATAGCTCTTGGTCCGCACTTTTTTTGCTCGTGTTCCCGCGATCACCTTTCCGTCAAACACGATCTGTACCCCCTGGGAAGCATCGTCACAGGCATAGTAAAAGCTGTCCGAAAGATTTGTTTTGGCATCGGTAATATCCAGATTGATCGGACGCTGTGCACCGGTGATGACAATGGGCTTCGGCGAATTCTGAATCATATAGGAAAGTGCAGCCGCCGTATAGGCCATCGTATCGGTGCCATGCGCTATGATAAATCCATCAAATGCATCATAATGTTCCCGTATAACCTTTACCAGCATGCTCCAGTTTTCCGGCACTACATTGGAGCTGTCCAGATTAAAGGGTTGCACGGCTGTAATCTCACAAATCTTCTCCACCTCCGGGATATAAGATATCAATTCTTCCGGCGTGATCTGCGGAGTCAGACCATTTTCTGTTTTTTTCGATGCAATCGTACCACCGGTTGCAACAAATAAGATTTTCTTCATTGTTTTCCACTCCTTATTTCTGTATAATCATCACTATAAACAATTCCCCTGATTAACTGTTATACTCTTTATTTTTCTTGCTTTATTTGCACATAATTCTTATAATAACCATAGGTTACACTTATACTTTACAATATCGTAACCATTGGTTATGATCAAGAGGTGATCACAGTGAAATTTCGTCCTAATCGTTTAATTCGATTAAGAACATCTATGAATATCAGCAAAGCCGAGGCCGCCCGCCAACTTAATATTTCCGCCATGACCTACGGCCGCTATGAAAAAGGAGAACGCTAACCCTCTTATCCGTCAGTATCTTATATTGCTCAGATTTTTCATTGCAATATTGACTTTTTATATGGAACTTCAGATGTCATGAATTGTGATTATATCGTTATTTCACGTTCCGAATCTCCGGAGTTATATTCTCTGGTAGAAACTCTTCAGCAAAATCACGACATAAAAGACAGGATCCTGGCTTATGCACGAGAACTGAACCGCAAAGAAAAAAGGGGATAAAAAAACAGTTTGTTTTTTATAAAATCATTCGGTATCTTCATTGTTCTTTTCCCCACAATCTGCAACTTCCCAATGTCCATTTTTAGGAGAACCATGTCGGACAAGAATACCAAGTTCTTTTAATATGATTTTCCTATCATTTATCATTTCTTCTCGCTTAATTTTACCCATCTGTTTTAAAATAGCTCCACTCATTGTTTTGTCTAAATAGGCCGGATTTATTTTTCGTTTTGTATATGCCATATAACTGTCTTTTGTCTCTTCTATTAAAACTGCTGCAAAAAACCTTTCCCAGCTGAAATATTCTCCACTTACTTTTTTCTTCCACAGCATTTCTTATATTTTTTTCCACTGCCACATGGACAGGGATCATTTGGATACACTTTCTTCTCTTTTACAACCGCACCTATTTTTTCTTTCGCCTCTCTCGCAGAATATCCTGCATCGATCAGTTTGTCATAAGATTCCTTTGTTACAGGCGGATTATTTTCTCTTAACTGATTATCTACAACTTCCAATATCAGTTTCTTTAATCTTAAGTTTGCCATTTAATCTCCCTCTCCAAAATACTTCATCTTTTGCTGTTATTTATACTCACAATTTTCTTCACAAAAACATTGCCATATATAAATATCTCTGTATAACTCGTTATCTGTAAATTTATCATCCATAAAATAATGTGCCACCAAAAGTCCTGTATCTGCAATATAACTTTTCCCTACCCATATCAGCATATACATAAAAGGCACTTTAATTCAACTATTTTTTTCACAAAAAGGCAGTTACTTTGGTATGCTCTCTGAAAGGCATAACACCCCCGAGGATGTCAAGTCATTGCTACAAAAAATATGCGGCTTTTTTGCCACGAAAATGGCTTAAAACCGCATATTTCTGTATAGAGGACGTTATATAATTGTCACAAAATAGGTGGGGAGGATGTAACATAATTGCTACATTAAATGGTCGAAAATTTGGAGGTTGGCAAATGCTTTCCTATGTATCCAACAATCCCCACTCTATGTTCCGGGTCTGGTAAAAAATGTATTCTGCCTGGATAATTTCCCGGAAAACTTATATGCCAATAAAAATATTCTTCTTTTCCATATGGTGTTACAAATTTTCTATACTCATTTAATTCTTTATCTTTCTTCACCGACTCGGATTCTGTCCTGCATCCAAAACCAACTTCATTTTTATCAAACACTCCTTCATATGTTGCGAAATAATCCTCTAAAATCTGAATTCTTTTCATGATAGTTTGAATTTGTATTGAAACACGAGCTTCTTCTAATTGCCTTTTCACCTCTTTGCAAAAAATTAAATGTGGATATAATTGTTCTCTTTTTTCCCATAGCTCAGCTCCTGAAGAAATAATTAATGACTGTCGTTCCCTTTCATTTGTAATCAATTGATCTACATGATCCAAAATCCCACAATTTCTTACTTTGACTGCTTCATCTTCTTCGTCATTAATGGATACATATTTTCCCTCCATCCATTCCTTTTCCCATAATTCAGATGATAACAAACTAACTATGTAGCTATCCCATTCATATGCCATTAAAGCACCCTTAGCAGAAATAGAACCTTCATTTTCTAGTTCTACAATCAGTTCACTCTCAAGGAAATCTCCTGTTTCTATTCTATGTCCTCTCTGAATCAGAGATCTAAAAAACTGCTTATCTTTTTGAGGCACATTTCGATCTTTCAACCAATCATGTATCGTATATTCATTAGCAATTTCTTCTGTCATTAATTCATCCGTATAATAGAAGTCATTGTCCTTATTCCTATGTTTCAATTCTTGACACACTTTTAAAAAGCCCGAAAATTGCTCAGTTAATGGTAATTTTGCAACCTGTTGTTTCAAAGAAATCTCATTAAATACCATTTGTATTCCTCTTAAAATAATTCATCAATTGCTTTATCCCACTCATCAAAAAATCCCTCCGGCCAATTCGATAAACTGCCATCTTCTAAAATCTCCGGAGATGTTTTTTCATGTTTTTGAATTCCTTCTTCTGATAAATATTCATAAAAATAGTTTATTTTTACCTTATCAGATGATATTTTTTTATTGCGAACACTTAATCGAATTCCATTTAAAACATGATCGCTATGTGTTTCCATAAAAATTTGGACACCATTAGCAGCAGCTAAAGCAACTAATTCACCAATTTTTCTCTGACCACGTGGATGTAAATGTGCTTCTGGATTCTCAAGCACAAGTATGTCTCCCTCCCTTGCACTTAATAATGCAACAATAATAGGTAACGAATATGAAACTCCAAATCCCATGTTTAATGCATTTGTAGACTCTTCTCCTAAACTGTTACTTGTCGAATATCTCACTCCCATTAAATTCACATCTAAATAAGGAATTACATTTACCTTTATGTTTGGCGAGATTTCTGATAACCACGCATTTATCTGCAATTCAAGTCGTTCACTTGTTTCTGAACTATGCTTCATATTTGGATAAACTTTTACATCACTCCCTTTCTCATACAAGCATACTGCGGTTTTTTCACCTTTCACTCCAATTTCCGAATGCAAAGAGTTTTCATTTTCTATCGTGTCATAATAACGGCGAGGTCCTAATCTTTCTGCCGATATATACTCAAATTTTTTTGTAAGAAATGAATCTCTTTCAGATAAAGGTCCCTGACTTTCTGAAATCAAATTTCCAACTTTATCATACTGACACATCCATTTATGATCATTTTCCTCTACTTCTATAGAAAGCACATCATCTTTTCTAAACCAATACATAATATCAGTCTGAGTACCCAGTTCGACATATGATCCATTAAGAATTAAACGCTGATTTTCCAAACAATTATTTTTTTCATATGTTTGCCGCAATAATAATAATGCCTGAATCAATGTCGATTTTCCCATGCCATTAATACCTGTAAATAAATTCAATTCCCGACATGTAACATCAATTTTTTCAAAACATTTAAAGTTTTTTAATGAAATTTTTTCAATCATTCTAATTCCTCTTTAAATAAATTTATGGATTAATTCATCAACTGCTCTGATACGTGCGTATAATGCTTTTTTATCTGGAACTTTTAATAAATATAAATACTCTTGAGAGGCACATAACTGCATATATTCTTTTTGCACTTTTTCTTTTTTCTTTTCTAATAGTCCTACTGCCTCTGGTGTCAGTGTTTTAAATACATAACACCATGACTCAAAGATCACCTTATTAATTGGTCTTCGCCTTCCATCCTCACATATTTTTCTAAAACTGTTATTTCCCATTACTGCAAACATAGCCTTCATAACAAAGGTAAACTCATTCTTAATTTCTCTAATATACATTTCGTCAGCATGATTAAGAAATTTCATTCCTTCATTTAAGAACTCATCTATATTTCCATTATATAATTGTAAATCCAAATAACAAAATGAAACATATCTAAGGACAAATTCTCTGTCCAACATTCTTTCGCTTTTTATGCTTCCTGCGGTTGCCTTAATAAAACACTCTAATTTGGAACACTCTTGTAAAAATTTTGTTGCTTGACCTTGAAATAAAGCATTTCTTATTTCCTGCGGTTCAAGTGTCAACCCTCCTGTGTTAATTCTCTTAAAAATATTAAATTTCACATTTTCTGGTGTAGATGGATTAACTAGATAAACATTGATGACCGTTTCATCTATTCTCCTTTGAAACATTCTTGGTAATTTATCATAATTACAACCATTCAATTCCGGGAAAAATTCTAATTCTTGTAACTTTAAGCTTTTATCTACAACAAATTCTTTTAAAGTTGATACTCGCTGTAAACCATCAATAATTAACCACTCATCCTCATCAGTAGCATCAAAATAAAATGCCGGCAAAGGAATTCGCAAAAAAATCGACTCCAGCAATTGGCTTTTTTGTCTTTTACTCCACAATCCAGCTTTTCTTTGAAACGATGTATCAAATTCAATTTCTTCATTTTGTATTCTCTTTATTAATGCATCCAACGTCATAGGTTTCATGGTAATGCTTATTTTAGAAGGATCAAAAGGTCTAATCCGTTCACCTTCACATGAATATGCCGTAATATCTGGTTCAACATCCCCTTCTATCATTGTAATTCCTCTATTTTCAAAATATTTCATTACTTCTGCAAAATTTATTTTTTCCGAATCTATTATCATATATACTAGATTCAGATTAATATTATTCCCTTGTTCTTCAGCTATTTTTACTAACTTTTCTAATTCTTCAATATCCTTTTTTTTAAGTGTAGTATCTTCCATTTACTCGCCCTCATTCAACCATCAAATTCTATAATGTATGGCATATTTCCAATTTTATACACAATATTTTATCTTATATAACTTTAAAGAGCAATCAAATCCTTCTATATTTAATAACTATTTTTCCACTCCACCTCCACTCTCCCGTCATCATACACATATATTCCCTGCACATATTCTTCCAGCATCTCTCGTGTCATCTTTTCATAGCCTAAATACTTCAACATCTGCTCCACTGGAACATTCTTTTTCATCAGGATTTCTTTCTCACCATTTATCAGTTCTTCCAGTTCCTGTACACGTTTCTGCAGTCGTTCTCTTTCTTCTTCCAACTGCTTCTTTGCTTCCATAAACTGGTTCTGGTTCATCTGTCCCTCGTGATACTTCTCATAGTTCTGGCGGTTCTGGATTTTTATTTGTTCTTGACACTTTTCACAATCTGCACTTTCCGTCTTATAGGCTTCTATACTATCCTCATGCTGTTTTCTCATGGATTGCTGCATCTGTACTTGGCTGATATTCTGACGTAAGTAAGCCTTTATTTCTGCCAGCACGATATGCTCCAGCATTTTGTTATCCGCTTTCCCGGCAAAACAACCTGTATCTTCTTTTCCTTTACTGTAAGCGCAGCTATAAAGGATATGACCATGAACCGGACTGCTTGAAGTCAGACTTCTGCGACAATTTCCACACTTCACATAGCCACCTAACAGTGTTGTTTCCCTGTCAAATTTACTTTTCTTTGTGTATCTGATCTGCAGGGACTGTGCTTTTTCAAAAACTTCTTTTGATACGATCG is part of the Blautia faecicola genome and encodes:
- a CDS encoding MarR family winged helix-turn-helix transcriptional regulator, which produces MDVALMKRMMDACYLAQRVRGMLPTLPAGVTPAYIHYLDIIEMLEKQGVRAKISDISDALDLPRPGVTRTLKAMEAKGYLKKVSSSEDGRVTYLSLTEAGRELSRIYNEQFFTTLASFMEDIPEEDIKCMIRTIDAVHQIMCERRPDLDKCKK
- a CDS encoding MATE family efflux transporter, translated to MTSAKNDFTQGSILKKLALFMLPILGALVLQAAYGAVDLLVVGRFGSTSGLSAVSTGSQVLNLVTFVVIQFATAITILIARYLGEKRPEQIGSVIGGGVIVFAAISIVLFFLMVVFAHPIAVLMQAPAEAVDLTTSYVRICGSGIFFIVAYNLMAAIFRGLGDSKSPLLFVLVACIVNIVGDLILVAGLHLDAAGAALATVFAQAVSVVCAVILLIKKKLPFKICRSDFRLNDQCGKFFTIGLPLALQECLTQLSFLALCAFVNRLGLEASSGYGVACKIVNFAMLIPSSLMQSMASFVSQNVGAGNQKRARQSMFTGIGIGLFFGCFVFALVLLKGDVLSGFFTTESAVIRNAYAYLKGFAPETLLTAVLFSMIGYFNGNDKTFWVMCQGLIQTLLIRLPLSYYMSIQPNASLTKIGLAAPVSTAVGICLNIGFFLWLNRKSAKKVSQPS
- a CDS encoding MATE family efflux transporter; translated protein: MEKNTSFTEGKIMQPLLLFAVPVLLALFLQAMYGAVDLLIVGKFASSADVSAVSTGSQIMTTLTNLVSSFAMGTTILLGQQIGSGKKEEGGRTVGTSILLFAGIAVIMSVILVVFAPQVSSLMNAPEEAFQKTVDYIRICGGGMLVIVAYNLIGCIFRGLGDSRTPLITVAIACVFNVAGDLLLCAVFGMGTAGAAIATVFAQIVSVIVSFILISKKDLPFTIKKENIRIHKTYLRKMTAFGAPIALQDLLVSISFLIILAIVNGMGVIASAGVGVAEKVCAFIMLISSAFMQSMSAFVAQNYGAGRLTRARKALHYGIAVSFTVGIVMFAITFFHGDILAGIFSSDQEVIAAAADYLKAYAIDCLFTAIFFCYTGFYNGIGRTRFVMIQGILGAFCVRVPVSYIMSIQPNTSLFHIGLATPMSSILQLILCVGFMLRLQKNKLLDDNLKNY
- a CDS encoding asparaginase, whose product is MKKILFVATGGTIASKKTENGLTPQITPEELISYIPEVEKICEITAVQPFNLDSSNVVPENWSMLVKVIREHYDAFDGFIIAHGTDTMAYTAAALSYMIQNSPKPIVITGAQRPINLDITDAKTNLSDSFYYACDDASQGVQIVFDGKVIAGTRAKKVRTKSYNAFSSIDFPYLAVIQDRRILRYLPMLPYEKPVRFYEKLSDSVFLLKLIPGIQPVLLPVIFEYYDAIIVESFGVGGIPSSIKDMFYELCQKYPEKMIVLCTQVAHEGSDMTVYEVGHEMKKLCNVLESYDMTPEAVAAKTMWLLGNRPMDHESREKAFYKPVNYDTVWG
- a CDS encoding helix-turn-helix domain-containing protein; this translates as MKFRPNRLIRLRTSMNISKAEAARQLNISAMTYGRYEKGER
- a CDS encoding AAA family ATPase — translated: MIEKISLKNFKCFEKIDVTCRELNLFTGINGMGKSTLIQALLLLRQTYEKNNCLENQRLILNGSYVELGTQTDIMYWFRKDDVLSIEVEENDHKWMCQYDKVGNLISESQGPLSERDSFLTKKFEYISAERLGPRRYYDTIENENSLHSEIGVKGEKTAVCLYEKGSDVKVYPNMKHSSETSERLELQINAWLSEISPNIKVNVIPYLDVNLMGVRYSTSNSLGEESTNALNMGFGVSYSLPIIVALLSAREGDILVLENPEAHLHPRGQRKIGELVALAAANGVQIFMETHSDHVLNGIRLSVRNKKISSDKVKINYFYEYLSEEGIQKHEKTSPEILEDGSLSNWPEGFFDEWDKAIDELF
- a CDS encoding DUF262 domain-containing protein → MEDTTLKKKDIEELEKLVKIAEEQGNNINLNLVYMIIDSEKINFAEVMKYFENRGITMIEGDVEPDITAYSCEGERIRPFDPSKISITMKPMTLDALIKRIQNEEIEFDTSFQRKAGLWSKRQKSQLLESIFLRIPLPAFYFDATDEDEWLIIDGLQRVSTLKEFVVDKSLKLQELEFFPELNGCNYDKLPRMFQRRIDETVINVYLVNPSTPENVKFNIFKRINTGGLTLEPQEIRNALFQGQATKFLQECSKLECFIKATAGSIKSERMLDREFVLRYVSFCYLDLQLYNGNIDEFLNEGMKFLNHADEMYIREIKNEFTFVMKAMFAVMGNNSFRKICEDGRRRPINKVIFESWCYVFKTLTPEAVGLLEKKKEKVQKEYMQLCASQEYLYLLKVPDKKALYARIRAVDELIHKFI